Within the Burkholderia sp. NRF60-BP8 genome, the region GGTGCGCGAGCAGCGCCGGATCGATCGCCACGATCGGCACGGCGACGCGCTGCGCGGCGCTCGACGATGCGCCGGCAGCGGCGTTGGCGGCAGCGGCCGGCGTTGCCGCGGCGTTCGGTTCGCCCGCGGCCGCGTCGGGCGCGGCGGCGGTCATTGTCATGCCGGGCGCGAGCGCGCATCCGGACAGCCACACGCAGGCCGTCAGGACGAGCGCGAGCGCACCGCGGCGGCCAGTGGCCGCCGATGCGATCGGAATGCTCATGATTTCCTTCCAGTAGCGCCACGCGTGTCGACGCGGCGGCGGGGGCGGGCTCGCAGGGGGCGAAGCGACGCCGGGGTCAATCGGAACGCGGCGGCCGGGATGCCGCCGCGCGAACGGCGACGCCGTTCAGTAAGCGTTGGGATGCACGATCCCTTTCAGCACGGTCGCGCCGATGATCCGAAGATCGAGCGCGAACGACCAGTTGCGCAGGTAGTACAGGTCGTGATCGACGCGCGACTGCATGCTCTCGACCCGCTCGGTCGCGCCGCGCCATCCGTTCACCTGCGCCCAGCCGGTGATGCCCGGCTTGATCCGGTAGCGGTGGATATAGCCGTCGACGAGCGTGCGGTACTGCGCGTCGTGTTCGACCGCATGCGGGCGCGGGCCGACCACCGACATGTCGCCGAACAGCACGTTGATGAACTGCGGTAGCTCGTCGAGGCTCGTGCGGCGCAGGAACGCGCCGACCTTCGTCACGCGCGGGTCGTTGCGCGTCGCCTGCACGACCGTGCCCGGCTGCTCGACATGCACGCGCATCGTGCGGAACTTGTAGATGTCGAACGTGCCGCCGTCGCCGCCGCGCCGCTTCTGCGTGAACAGCACGGGGCCCGGCGAACTCAGCTTGATCGCGACGGCGATCGCCAGCAGCAGCGGCATCAGCAGGATCAGCACCACGGCTGCGAACGCGCGATCGAAGACCGCCTTCGTCAGTTGCGCGCCGCGCGACAGCGGCGGTGCCGCGAGCGCGATCGCCGGCTCGCCGAGAATCTCGTCGACGCGGCTGCCGAACAGCGCGTGCCGGCTGACGTCGGGCATCAGGCGCAGTTCGACGAAATCGTTGCGGAACTCGTCGATCACGGGCTCGACCGCGTCGTCCTCGATCGCGAGTGCGATCCACACTTCTTCCACCTGGGCGCGCCGCACGCAGGCGGCGAACGACGGCAGTGCGTCCAGCACGCGCGTGTCGTCGTCGAGCGCCGGCGTGCCGCCCGACGTCCGGTATGCGCCGACGAGCCGATACTGCGACGACGCATCCGCCCGCAGCGTGGCGGCAAGGCGCTCGATGCGCGCGCCGTCGCCGACGATCGCCACACGGCACGGCGCGATCGCCGCGCGGAGGCTGCGCCCTCGCACGACGCTCAGGCCGATGCGAAACACGACGAGCGCGATCGCGACGCCGATCGTCCAGTCGAAGAACCAGTGCAGCAGCACGATCGTGAGCGTGGTCAGCGCGACCATCTTCACGAACACGAAGCCCTGCACGACGAGCCACAGCGCAAGCGTGCGCAGCGCGGTGCGCGTCGCGGGCCGGCGCGCGCCGTCGATGCCGGAGCCGGCGAGCCGCAGCAGGAACGCCGCAAGCAGCGCGCTGACGCCGACCAGGATCGATTCAATGCGGAACGAAGCGAGATCGCGGAACGAGCCCGTATGCGCCCACGCGGCGATCGCGACGATCATGACGACGTCGACCGCGCAGATCACGAGTTCCGCACCGATCGGTTGCCTGATTTTCATGTTCGAGTTCCCTCGTTGTCTGATGCGCGCGAGCGGCGCGCGGCGAATAACCGTGCCGGCCGCATGACTTCATGCGACAGGAAGATCGATTCGTTGATATGAAGTACTACGCAATGCACGTAGTGCAGTCTCGGCCCGCACGCATCGCCGCCGAACACCGGGGGCACGTGAAAAAAAGCCGCCGCCCCCGGGGGAGGGCGGCGCGAACGGAGACATTAATCGCGATGAATTTCGCGCGACATGCCGGTTGACAGGGGTTGAGTCATCCGGCACGGCCATTGTGTCGAATGGGTCTGATGCATGGAATCAGATCAGTCTTATTCGTCTGTCAATGATTGTGAAAGCAGAATCAGACCGGTCTTATAGCCGAGCGCCTTGCTGCTCGCGGAAAATTTCTTCGTCGAACGGAGCATGGTGAGCCGTTCGATACCTCGTATCCGAAGCTCCGCTTCGTTCAAGCGCCGCCCCGAACCGGGCGGCGCCTTTTTTCCCGGATACGTGCCGCACGACGAAACGCGTTGGTCCGGCATCGTTCGTCACGAACGAATGCCCTGCGGCGGCCGGTGGGCTCGGCCGCTGATCGACTCTCCAGTTGATTGACGGAATCACGCTGCCATATGCGAGCGCAGGGCATTCCTTCCTGTGTGCCGGCATATCGCGTCGTGCGTGCGTGCCGTTCCCTGTGTATAGCCAGATAAAGGAGTGCATCATGAAGACCCGACTTCGCGCCGCCGGCGCCCTGATCGCGATTGCCTGTGCAGTCGCCGCGACGAACGCCGTCGCCGCCGACCCGCAGCCGCTGCCGAAAGGCGTGGCGATCGTCGTCAACAACACGCCGGTCGCGCAGAGCGACTTCGACGCCGCGGTCAAGGCGACCGGGCAGCCGGATTCGCCGCAGCTGCGCGCGCAGATCAAGCGCGAGCTGATCATCAAGCAATTGCTCGCCCAGGCCGCCGACAAGGCGAACTACGGCAGCCGCCCGGAAGTGCAGGGCATCGTGTCGCGCGTGCGCGACGACGCGGCGACCGATCTGTATCTGCGCGACATGGCGCGCCCGCAGCCGGTGACCGACGCGCAGGTGAAGGCGCGTTACGACGCGATCGTCGCGAACGCGGGGCAGTTCGACTATCGCGCGGAAGTCATCGCGGTCAAGGGCGCGGAGAAGGCCAACGCGGTGCTGGCGAAGCTCAAGCAGGGCGTCGCGTTCGATGCGGTCGCGCAGGAATTCAATACGACCGCCAACGGCGGCGTCGCGCAATGGGTGTCGCTGAAGACGCCGCTGGTCGAAGGTCAGACCGCAGGCGTGCCGCTGCCGGTCGCACAAGCGATCGCGGCGGCGCAGGTGGGCGCGACGACGGGCCCGGTGCGGATCGGCGACGTGTACGCGATCGTGAAGCTCGACGAGAAGCGCAAGCCGGTCGTGCCGAGCTTCGAGCAGGCGAAGGGCGTGCTGCGCCAGCAGCTGGAAGCGCAGGCGGGCGAGCGTGCGCTGGCGCAACTGGTCGACAAGCTGGCCGCACAGGCGACGATTCAGCAGTAACGCAGTAGCGGCGCGCGGCGCATGACCGGCCGCCGCGCACCGTATCGATTGCCGATTCAGCCCAGTCCGATTGGGTTGGCCGGCGATCGACGCTAAGCTGGTCATGCGTGGCATCGAAGCGATGTCGACGGCGGCCGGTGGGCGCGGTCGCATGCACAGCTACCTCTCTGTAGCACTACTCCTCACGCTGCCTTATGCGAGCGTCGAATCCAGGCGTTTCGAGTGCCACGCACCTTCTTCTTTACGATCCCGTCGACCATCGGGCACGTGTCCTGATCGACGGTATGGGTTGGCCGCATGTTTGACTGCCCGAGACTGCGCCACGTCGCAACGCCGGCGGTCGATCCCAAGCATTCCGGATGCATCACGTTCAAGCCTTCGCCGTCGCGA harbors:
- a CDS encoding undecaprenyl-phosphate glucose phosphotransferase, which translates into the protein MKIRQPIGAELVICAVDVVMIVAIAAWAHTGSFRDLASFRIESILVGVSALLAAFLLRLAGSGIDGARRPATRTALRTLALWLVVQGFVFVKMVALTTLTIVLLHWFFDWTIGVAIALVVFRIGLSVVRGRSLRAAIAPCRVAIVGDGARIERLAATLRADASSQYRLVGAYRTSGGTPALDDDTRVLDALPSFAACVRRAQVEEVWIALAIEDDAVEPVIDEFRNDFVELRLMPDVSRHALFGSRVDEILGEPAIALAAPPLSRGAQLTKAVFDRAFAAVVLILLMPLLLAIAVAIKLSSPGPVLFTQKRRGGDGGTFDIYKFRTMRVHVEQPGTVVQATRNDPRVTKVGAFLRRTSLDELPQFINVLFGDMSVVGPRPHAVEHDAQYRTLVDGYIHRYRIKPGITGWAQVNGWRGATERVESMQSRVDHDLYYLRNWSFALDLRIIGATVLKGIVHPNAY
- a CDS encoding peptidylprolyl isomerase — protein: MKTRLRAAGALIAIACAVAATNAVAADPQPLPKGVAIVVNNTPVAQSDFDAAVKATGQPDSPQLRAQIKRELIIKQLLAQAADKANYGSRPEVQGIVSRVRDDAATDLYLRDMARPQPVTDAQVKARYDAIVANAGQFDYRAEVIAVKGAEKANAVLAKLKQGVAFDAVAQEFNTTANGGVAQWVSLKTPLVEGQTAGVPLPVAQAIAAAQVGATTGPVRIGDVYAIVKLDEKRKPVVPSFEQAKGVLRQQLEAQAGERALAQLVDKLAAQATIQQ